Proteins encoded in a region of the Geovibrio ferrireducens genome:
- the speB gene encoding agmatinase has translation MKFEPISNCFISCDEPFDTAENIIMGVPYDGTCSFRPGSRFAPDAVRSSSYGIETYSPMLDADLGDMKICDIGDLELSFGNKKNILGVIEAAALEVFNSGKRLISIGGEHLVTLPLFHALSVSLKTKDICVVHLDAHADLRDDYMGERLSHATVIRRISEITGISNIFQYGIRSGTKEEFDLIKKEGTMVTPFADLPKVIGNRPVYLTIDLDVLDPSAFPGTGTPEPGGWQFIEIYNILSVISKLNIKAADVVELSPHYDHSGVSTVTASKVVRELLLSL, from the coding sequence ATGAAATTTGAACCGATCAGCAACTGCTTTATTTCCTGTGACGAACCCTTTGACACAGCAGAAAACATAATCATGGGCGTGCCCTATGACGGAACATGCAGTTTCAGGCCGGGTTCAAGATTCGCACCCGACGCAGTACGCTCTTCTTCATACGGTATAGAAACCTACAGCCCCATGCTGGACGCTGATCTCGGAGATATGAAAATCTGCGATATAGGCGATCTGGAGCTCTCCTTCGGAAACAAAAAAAACATACTCGGTGTTATAGAGGCCGCAGCGCTTGAGGTTTTCAACTCAGGGAAGAGACTTATCTCCATCGGCGGTGAACATCTGGTTACGCTTCCGCTTTTCCATGCGCTCTCCGTAAGCCTCAAAACAAAGGATATATGCGTTGTTCATCTGGATGCACACGCCGATCTCCGTGATGACTACATGGGCGAAAGGCTTTCCCATGCTACGGTTATCAGAAGAATTTCAGAAATAACTGGTATATCAAATATTTTTCAATACGGAATCCGTTCCGGAACAAAAGAAGAGTTTGATCTTATAAAAAAAGAAGGTACAATGGTAACACCTTTCGCCGATTTGCCCAAGGTTATCGGAAACAGGCCTGTTTATCTCACGATAGACCTTGACGTGCTTGATCCATCAGCCTTTCCGGGCACAGGGACTCCTGAACCCGGCGGATGGCAGTTTATTGAGATTTATAATATTCTCAGTGTTATCAGTAAATTGAACATAAAAGCTGCTGATGTGGTTGAACTTTCGCCGCATTATGATCACAGCGGAGTGTCAACCGTAACAGCCTCAAAGGTAGTCAGAGAGCTACTTCTGAGCCTTTGA
- a CDS encoding 50S ribosomal protein L11 methyltransferase — translation MYERKIYEIPLKGGKTMRIRQGAFGSGEHETTLACLKHLQKMDLAGKKVLDVGCGTGILGIAACMLGAEMCIGFDPSFAACETALFCNELNGVTNNYVICGYNDAVRGRFDVVAANIYQDILIALCPYITDILTDEGIALLSGIPLEYNYDVRVCYERQRFKVLDLNLHDEYSTILLKKGG, via the coding sequence ATGTACGAAAGGAAGATATACGAAATCCCGCTGAAAGGCGGAAAAACCATGCGAATCCGTCAGGGAGCATTCGGCAGCGGAGAGCACGAAACCACCCTCGCCTGCCTGAAACATCTGCAAAAAATGGACTTGGCGGGGAAAAAGGTTCTGGACGTGGGCTGCGGCACGGGAATATTGGGTATTGCCGCCTGTATGCTCGGCGCTGAAATGTGCATCGGGTTTGACCCCAGCTTCGCCGCATGCGAAACCGCCCTCTTCTGCAATGAGCTTAACGGCGTGACGAACAATTATGTTATATGCGGGTATAACGATGCCGTGCGCGGCAGGTTTGACGTTGTGGCGGCGAATATATATCAGGATATTCTTATTGCGCTCTGTCCTTATATAACTGATATTTTAACTGACGAAGGAATCGCCCTGCTCTCCGGCATTCCGCTGGAATATAATTACGATGTAAGGGTTTGCTACGAAAGGCAGAGGTTCAAAGTCCTTGACTTGAATCTGCATGATGAATATAGTACGATTCTTTTGAAAAAGGGCGGTTAG
- a CDS encoding class I SAM-dependent methyltransferase — protein sequence MKLIDNITTEKLRGGFYTPAAIVSFILKWAINGSSDYEILEPSCGDGIFLEQLKKDNHKFKSVTAIELDEIEARKTNKIKLRNKTIINTDFHSYCNKTIEKFDLVVGNPPYIRYQYFNKDQQQEADVIFRRAGLKYSKLTNAWVSFVVGSSLLLKEKGKIGFVIPAELLQVSYAKQLREFLAHYYNKINIISFEKLVFTDIQQEVVLLLCEKNGNDSHLIEHLELRDASDLSTLDINRLKCPAKRIDFKSNKWTYYFLEQDEIDFLENITVKRKIPTIGNYASVEVGITTGANNYFTVPASTVARYCLEEFAKPMVGRSVQVNGVIFTENDWLTNLHAEVKANLLIFPPKEKLNGHVEVNNYLRYGESLGIHHGYKTGIRDDWFVIPSIKLSDALFVRRNNLFPRLILNEANAYTTDTMHRVFIKNTTNKKAFIASFYNSLSLAFSEIVGRSYGGGVLELMPSETEQILLPYQEKNAELLSTIDRVMREQKNIMEILKITNQHILKQGYGFTDKEICLADSIWKKLSVKRLNRGKK from the coding sequence ATGAAGCTAATTGATAATATAACAACTGAAAAACTTCGTGGTGGTTTTTACACTCCAGCAGCAATAGTTTCATTTATATTAAAATGGGCTATTAACGGAAGCTCTGATTATGAAATATTAGAACCGAGCTGTGGAGATGGAATTTTTTTAGAACAACTAAAAAAAGATAATCACAAGTTTAAATCAGTAACTGCTATTGAACTTGATGAAATTGAAGCAAGGAAGACTAACAAAATCAAACTTAGAAATAAAACCATTATTAATACTGACTTCCATTCGTATTGTAATAAGACAATAGAAAAATTTGATTTAGTTGTTGGTAATCCTCCTTATATCCGCTATCAATATTTCAATAAAGATCAGCAACAGGAAGCAGATGTAATATTCAGAAGAGCGGGATTAAAATATTCAAAACTTACTAACGCTTGGGTTTCTTTTGTAGTTGGTTCAAGCTTATTGTTAAAGGAAAAAGGGAAGATAGGTTTTGTCATTCCTGCTGAATTATTGCAAGTTTCATATGCAAAGCAATTGCGTGAATTTTTAGCTCATTACTATAACAAGATCAATATTATCTCATTTGAGAAGCTTGTATTTACAGATATTCAACAAGAGGTGGTTTTACTTTTATGCGAAAAAAATGGGAATGATTCACATTTAATTGAACACTTAGAATTGCGAGATGCTTCTGACCTTTCAACTTTGGATATAAATAGGTTGAAATGCCCTGCCAAAAGAATAGATTTTAAATCCAATAAATGGACTTATTATTTTTTGGAACAAGACGAAATTGATTTTTTAGAAAATATTACTGTAAAAAGAAAAATTCCGACAATTGGGAACTACGCAAGTGTAGAAGTCGGAATAACAACAGGAGCAAATAATTATTTCACCGTTCCTGCTTCGACAGTTGCTCGTTATTGTTTAGAAGAATTTGCAAAACCGATGGTCGGTAGAAGCGTTCAAGTGAATGGTGTTATTTTCACTGAAAATGATTGGCTTACTAATCTGCATGCAGAAGTCAAGGCAAACCTATTGATTTTCCCTCCTAAAGAAAAACTCAACGGACATGTAGAGGTAAACAATTATTTAAGGTATGGAGAATCACTTGGTATCCATCACGGTTATAAAACAGGCATTCGTGATGATTGGTTTGTTATTCCATCTATCAAACTTTCAGATGCATTATTCGTACGCAGAAATAATTTATTTCCTCGTCTAATACTGAATGAAGCTAATGCATATACCACAGATACGATGCACCGTGTTTTCATTAAAAATACAACTAATAAAAAGGCGTTTATTGCAAGTTTTTATAATTCGCTTTCATTGGCATTTTCTGAAATTGTAGGTCGTAGCTATGGCGGCGGTGTGTTGGAATTAATGCCAAGCGAAACAGAACAAATTTTATTGCCTTATCAAGAAAAAAACGCAGAATTACTTTCTACCATTGATAGAGTTATGAGAGAACAAAAGAATATTATGGAAATTTTAAAAATCACTAATCAACATATTTTGAAACAAGGCTATGGGTTTACGGACAAGGAAATTTGTTTAGCTGATAGTATTTGGAAAAAACTATCAGTTAAGAGATTAAACAGAGGGAAAAAATAA
- a CDS encoding Eco57I restriction-modification methylase domain-containing protein has protein sequence MNIKQLVEKYHLNRDSYLTDVYNETQLRNDFLNPFFELLGWDIKNSAGKFTNEREVILEETLRTNAFENSKKPDYTFRLFSERKFFVEAKKPFIKIETDNNAAKQVRRYGFTAKLKISILSNFEYLIIYDTSTKVEKEDTFQTSLVKKYHYTEYENKFDEIKRLLGKEAVYTGSFDNEWRYIENKIVQYSVDNLFLKQINEWRKLLGFEIYKHDQEINEQLLNDIVQNYLNRILFLRVCEDRNLENYQTLLSFANADDFEALINKFHKSDKRYNSGLFDQRLGNKIVKDISSVFWEIIKQLYYPESPYSFSVFSSDILGSIYEIFLSEKLIIQNKIVELVKKEENSDRDIVTTPVFIINDILRNTILPKIKDKTDKEIFKLKFADIACGSGAFLLELFQLLHDTLVDYYLKNNSQSKLIQTDVNTYKLPFEIKRQVLLNCVFGVDKDYNAVEATKFGLLLKLLESEDMNSTNDTKPVLPDLSENIFFGNSLLNPSQTENPTEINPFDFSKLRFDAIVGNPPYMKSEDMKNITPLELPVYKRYYKTAYKQFDKYFLFIEQGLDLLTDDGILGYIVPNKFTKVGSGQKLRKLLADNKHLHSIVSFGANQVFADKTTYTCLLILNKRAQEFFQYTEVKNLKSWKVRKPEALNFAFKRFEDLNNETWVLVPSELTDVYHKIVSKSVKLVDLTGDENIFNGIQTSANDVYIFIPTSEDNNYYYFSKSGVNYQIEKEITKPYFKTSSGEDNLYTYRTFKPNARVIYPYYPTQTGVSIIPLATIQKQFPLAYKYLQSKKTILSNSKRDIKPIPQTQDEWHRYGRHQSLDSCGLPQKIIVGVLSVGDKYAIDTHGTLISSGGTAGYCVVAIPETLKYSIYYIQAILNSKYLEWFSVLYGEVFRGGYIARGTKVLKNLPIRKIDFNNSNEKMLHDNIVKTQKELIKIHDIIDANTGDKRTLTSLERCFSKERTNLDKLLAKLYNLGNDDLLIPLIKELYEAN, from the coding sequence ATGAACATAAAACAACTCGTAGAAAAGTATCACTTAAACAGAGATTCCTATCTCACTGATGTGTATAATGAAACACAGCTTCGCAATGATTTTTTAAACCCTTTTTTCGAATTATTAGGCTGGGATATTAAGAACAGTGCAGGAAAATTTACAAACGAAAGAGAAGTAATTCTGGAAGAGACATTAAGAACAAATGCTTTTGAAAACTCAAAGAAACCCGACTATACCTTTCGTCTATTTTCTGAAAGGAAATTCTTTGTAGAAGCAAAGAAACCGTTTATAAAAATCGAAACTGACAATAACGCTGCCAAGCAAGTAAGACGTTATGGTTTTACAGCTAAATTAAAAATTTCCATCCTTTCTAATTTTGAATACCTCATCATTTACGATACATCTACAAAAGTTGAGAAAGAAGATACATTTCAAACATCACTTGTAAAAAAATACCATTACACTGAATATGAAAATAAGTTTGATGAAATTAAACGATTATTAGGAAAAGAAGCTGTTTATACAGGTTCTTTTGATAACGAGTGGAGATATATTGAAAATAAGATCGTTCAATATTCTGTTGATAATCTCTTCCTTAAACAAATCAATGAATGGCGAAAATTATTAGGTTTTGAAATTTATAAACATGACCAAGAAATTAATGAACAATTATTAAACGATATTGTTCAAAATTATCTAAATCGTATATTATTTCTGCGTGTTTGTGAAGATAGAAATTTGGAGAATTACCAAACACTTTTGTCGTTTGCTAACGCTGATGACTTCGAAGCCTTAATCAATAAATTTCATAAATCAGACAAACGCTATAATTCAGGACTATTTGACCAGCGATTAGGAAATAAAATCGTAAAAGATATTAGCTCTGTTTTTTGGGAAATTATAAAACAACTTTATTACCCTGAAAGCCCATACTCTTTCAGTGTTTTTTCTTCTGATATTTTGGGAAGTATTTATGAAATTTTTCTTTCTGAAAAATTAATAATTCAAAATAAAATCGTCGAATTAGTGAAGAAAGAAGAAAATAGTGACAGAGATATTGTTACCACTCCAGTATTTATCATCAACGACATTTTGAGAAATACTATTTTACCAAAAATTAAAGATAAAACAGACAAAGAAATTTTTAAATTGAAGTTTGCTGACATCGCGTGCGGTTCAGGAGCATTTTTGTTAGAACTTTTTCAACTGCTACACGACACTTTGGTTGACTATTACTTAAAAAACAATAGCCAATCAAAACTCATTCAAACAGATGTTAATACTTACAAATTACCATTTGAAATTAAACGACAAGTTTTATTGAATTGTGTTTTCGGGGTTGATAAAGATTACAACGCCGTTGAAGCAACGAAATTTGGTTTATTGCTGAAATTATTGGAAAGTGAAGATATGAATTCAACCAATGATACAAAACCTGTCTTACCTGATCTTTCAGAAAATATATTTTTTGGAAACAGTTTATTGAATCCATCTCAAACTGAAAATCCAACAGAGATAAATCCGTTTGATTTCTCAAAACTTCGTTTTGATGCTATTGTTGGTAATCCACCTTATATGAAGTCTGAAGATATGAAAAATATCACACCACTTGAATTACCTGTTTATAAAAGGTATTATAAGACAGCTTATAAACAATTTGATAAATATTTCTTATTTATTGAGCAAGGTTTAGATTTATTAACTGATGACGGGATTCTGGGTTATATTGTTCCAAATAAGTTCACTAAAGTTGGTTCAGGGCAAAAACTCCGCAAGTTACTTGCAGATAATAAGCATTTGCATTCAATCGTTTCGTTTGGTGCAAATCAGGTTTTTGCAGACAAAACAACATACACCTGCTTGCTCATTTTGAACAAGAGAGCACAAGAATTTTTTCAATACACAGAAGTAAAAAACCTTAAGAGTTGGAAAGTACGTAAACCTGAAGCACTGAATTTTGCTTTCAAAAGATTTGAAGATTTAAACAATGAAACTTGGGTATTAGTTCCATCTGAACTAACTGATGTGTATCATAAAATTGTTTCCAAAAGTGTAAAATTAGTTGATTTAACTGGTGATGAGAATATTTTTAACGGCATTCAGACAAGTGCAAATGATGTTTACATTTTCATACCAACTAGTGAGGATAATAACTATTATTACTTTTCTAAAAGTGGTGTTAACTATCAAATAGAAAAAGAAATTACAAAACCATATTTCAAAACTTCTTCTGGCGAAGATAATTTATACACCTACAGAACTTTTAAACCAAACGCGAGGGTTATATATCCATATTATCCAACACAGACTGGTGTTAGTATAATTCCTCTTGCGACCATTCAAAAGCAATTCCCTTTGGCTTATAAGTATTTACAATCAAAAAAAACAATTTTAAGTAATTCAAAAAGAGATATTAAACCTATTCCTCAAACTCAGGACGAATGGCATAGATACGGCAGGCATCAAAGTTTGGATAGTTGCGGGTTACCACAAAAAATTATTGTTGGTGTTCTTTCCGTTGGCGACAAATATGCAATTGACACGCATGGGACATTGATTTCATCTGGAGGCACAGCTGGTTATTGTGTAGTTGCCATTCCTGAAACTCTGAAGTACTCCATTTACTATATTCAGGCTATTCTCAATTCAAAATATTTAGAGTGGTTTAGTGTCTTATATGGTGAAGTTTTCAGAGGTGGCTACATTGCAAGAGGTACAAAAGTTTTAAAAAATTTACCAATTCGCAAAATTGATTTTAATAACTCAAATGAAAAAATGCTTCATGATAATATAGTTAAAACTCAAAAAGAGTTAATTAAAATTCATGATATAATAGATGCTAATACAGGAGATAAGAGAACTTTAACATCACTTGAAAGATGTTTTTCGAAAGAAAGAACGAACTTAGATAAACTGTTAGCCAAATTATATAATTTAGGTAATGATGATTTATTGATCCCTTTAATCAAAGAATTGTATGAAGCTAATTGA
- a CDS encoding aspartate-semialdehyde dehydrogenase, whose product MAQLQKKEAYNVAIAGATGAVGETFLQILEERNFPIAELRLLASKRSVGKTLKFKGKDYTVQELTHDSFKDIDIALFSAGGGRSLEFAPSAVKAGAVVVDNSSAYRMDDEVPLVVPEVNPQDAFKHKGIIANPNCTTIIMVVALQPLHAYSRIKRVVVSSYQSSSGAGAQAMQELMDQTKSWSEGKEIKVEKFVNQLLFNVFPHIDSFTANGYTKEEMKMFNETRKIMGDKDIKVSATCVRVPVLSAHSEAVTVETEKEITPELARELFSKAPGLIVKDNPEKNEYPMPLYVAGQDHCYVGRIRKDISADNTLSFWVVGDQLRKGAATNAVQIAELLIK is encoded by the coding sequence ATGGCGCAATTACAGAAAAAAGAAGCTTACAACGTGGCCATTGCCGGAGCGACCGGCGCCGTCGGAGAAACCTTTCTCCAGATTCTCGAAGAGAGAAACTTCCCCATAGCAGAACTCAGACTTCTTGCTTCCAAACGCTCAGTAGGAAAGACGCTTAAGTTCAAGGGTAAGGATTACACGGTGCAGGAACTCACGCACGACAGCTTCAAGGATATAGACATAGCCCTGTTCTCCGCAGGCGGCGGCAGAAGCCTTGAATTTGCCCCCTCCGCAGTTAAAGCAGGCGCGGTTGTTGTGGATAACAGCTCAGCGTACAGAATGGATGACGAAGTGCCTCTTGTAGTGCCCGAAGTCAACCCGCAGGACGCTTTCAAGCATAAAGGCATCATCGCCAACCCCAACTGCACCACAATCATTATGGTTGTTGCGCTCCAGCCTCTTCACGCCTACTCCAGAATCAAGAGAGTGGTGGTTTCATCCTACCAGTCTTCCTCCGGTGCGGGCGCACAGGCAATGCAGGAGCTTATGGATCAGACCAAATCATGGTCGGAAGGAAAAGAGATCAAGGTTGAGAAGTTTGTCAATCAGCTTCTCTTCAACGTTTTTCCTCATATAGACAGCTTCACAGCCAACGGCTACACCAAAGAAGAGATGAAGATGTTCAACGAAACAAGAAAGATCATGGGCGATAAAGACATTAAGGTCAGCGCCACATGCGTTCGTGTTCCTGTTCTCTCCGCTCACTCCGAGGCTGTTACTGTTGAAACAGAAAAAGAGATTACCCCTGAGCTTGCCCGTGAGCTTTTCAGTAAAGCACCCGGACTGATAGTTAAGGATAATCCCGAAAAGAACGAATATCCCATGCCCCTTTACGTTGCCGGTCAGGATCACTGCTACGTGGGCAGAATAAGGAAAGATATATCCGCGGACAATACACTCAGCTTCTGGGTAGTCGGCGATCAGCTCAGAAAAGGTGCTGCCACAAACGCAGTACAGATTGCAGAACTCTTAATAAAGTAG
- a CDS encoding HU family DNA-binding protein, producing the protein MNKKELIEKIAEKSGLKKSDAEKALKAFEEATVEALKADDKVTLVGFGTFSVSARKERKGRNPQTGAEMTIPSKRVPKFVAGKLFKDSVD; encoded by the coding sequence GTGAATAAGAAGGAACTTATTGAGAAGATTGCCGAGAAGTCAGGGCTGAAAAAGTCTGACGCAGAAAAAGCGCTTAAAGCTTTTGAAGAGGCAACTGTTGAAGCTCTTAAAGCAGATGACAAAGTTACACTTGTAGGCTTTGGAACATTCTCTGTTTCCGCAAGGAAAGAGCGCAAGGGCAGAAATCCCCAGACTGGTGCAGAGATGACTATCCCCTCCAAAAGGGTGCCCAAATTTGTTGCCGGCAAACTTTTCAAAGACAGCGTAGATTAA